A genomic window from Vitis riparia cultivar Riparia Gloire de Montpellier isolate 1030 chromosome 16, EGFV_Vit.rip_1.0, whole genome shotgun sequence includes:
- the LOC117933602 gene encoding cytochrome P450 89A2-like, whose translation METWVFPIIISLCVAALLKSLYDFIFPKLNLPPGPTTVPFVGNLLWLLKSFSELEPILRNLHAKYGPIVTLQIGSRPAIFVSANSLAHQTLVQNGAVFADRPKALPTNRIFSSDQHNISSAVYGPTWRLLRRNLTAEILHPSRVRSYSQARSWVLEILISRLQARSESGEAVRVVDHFQYTMFCLLVLMCFGDKLEEKQIQEIETIQRILLLGFPRFNILNFWPRVGKVLFRHRWEELFQLRKKQEDILLPYIRARQQLKQEIQSKQQQDGLESDSSSSSKNFVLSYVDTLLDLQLPEENRKLNDGEMVSLCSEFLNGGTDTTSTALQWIMANLVKHPHIQAKLLEEISGVMGEGKEEVEEEDLQKMPYLKAVILEGLRRHPPGHFVLPHSVTQDITFEGYVIPKNASLNFMVSEMNWNPKIWEDPMEFKPERFLNSKGNGDEVFDITGSREIKMMPFGAGRRICPGHGLAMLHLEYFVANLVWSFEWKAVEGDEVDLSEKQEFTVVMKNPLQVHLSPRWK comes from the coding sequence ATGGAGACATGGGTCTTCCCCATCATCATCTCCCTCTGTGTTGCTGCTTTGCTCAAGTCTCTTTATGATTTCATCTTTCCAAAACTGAACCTCCCTCCAGGACCCACCACGGTCCCTTTTGTGGGGAACCTGCTATGGCTCCTTAAATCCTTCTCAGAGCTTGAACCAATCCTCCGAAACCTCCACGCCAAGTATGGCCCCATCGTCACCCTCCAAATCGGCTCTAGGCCGGCCATCTTCGTCTCCGCCAACTCCCTCGCCCACCAGACCTTGGTCCAAAATGGTGCCGTTTTCGCTGATCGCCCCAAGGCCCTGCCCACCAACAGAATTTTTAGCAGTGATCAGCATAACATCAGCTCCGCGGTCTATGGCCCGACTTGGCGCCTCCTCCGCCGCAACCTCACCGCCGAGATCCTCCACCCTTCACGGGTGAGAAGCTATTCTCAGGCGCGAAGTTGGGTCTTGGAGATTCTAATCTCTCGGCTCCAAGCACGCTCAGAGTCAGGTGAGGCAGTCCGGGTCGTGGATCACTTTCAGTATACTATGTTTTGCTTGCTGGTTCTCATGTGTTTTGGGGACAAGCTTGAGGAGAAGCAGATTCAAGAGATTGAGACGATTCAAAGAATATTGTTGTTGGGTTTTCCTCGCTTCAATATATTAAACTTCTGGCCTAGGGTGGGAAAGGTATTGTTCCGACATCGTTGGGAGGAGTTGTTCCAGCTTCGCAAGAAACAGGAAGACATTCTGCTCCCATACATAAGAGCCAGGCAGCAGCTAAAGCAAGAAATCCAAAGCAAACAGCAACAAGACGGTCTTGAATCAGATTCGTCTTCCTCCTCAAAGAACTTTGTATTGTCGTATGTCGATACTTTGCTGGATCTGCAGCTGCCAGAAGAAAACAGGAAACTAAATGATGGAGAGATGGTGAGTTTGTGCTCAGAGTTTCTCAATGGTGGGACTGATACCACATCCACTGCACTGCAGTGGATCATGGCGAACCTGGTGAAGCACCCGCATATTCAGGCCAAGCTTTTGGAGGAGATTAGTGGGGTTATGGGGGAAGGGAAGGAAGAGGTGGAGGAGGAAGATTTGCAGAAGATGCCATACTTGAAGGCAGTCATCTTGGAAGGTCTTAGGCGGCATCCTCCAGGACACTTTGTGTTGCCTCATTCAGTGACCCAAGATATAACCTTTGAAGGGTATGTTATACCCAAGAACGCCTCTCTCaatttcatggtatcagagatGAATTGGAACCCCAAGATATGGGAAGATCCAATGGAGTTCAAGCCAGAGAGGTTCTTGAACAGCAAAGGCAATGGAGATGAAGTGTTTGATATTACTGGGAGCAGGGAGATTAAGATGATGCCGTTTGGTGCAGGAAGGAGGATATGTCCCGGCCATGGCCTAGCGATGCTGCATCTGGAGTATTTTGTGGCCAATTTGGTATGGAGTTTTGAATGGAAAGCTGTGGAGGGAGATGAAGTTGATCTATCAGAGAAGCAGGAGTTCACGGTAGTGATGAAGAATCCATTGCAGGTCCACTTGTCTCCACGATGGAAATAA
- the LOC117933604 gene encoding uncharacterized protein LOC117933604, whose amino-acid sequence MELIKLKIKRTLQTYCAFSEQLAPYWKLRRELDMVEVCLIIENWIQVHTQGPIFGIIMNYASLAMEFIVSYAQLWQQSKAWIGLNWLMGFMVFYSRLWANQKLLPLLF is encoded by the exons ATGGAACTAATAAAGTTAAAGATAAAGAG GACTTTGCAGACATATTGTGCATTTTCCGAGCAGCTAGCTCCTTATTGGAAGCTGAGGAGAGAACTTGACATGGTAGAGGTCTGTCTGATTATTGAGAATTGGATACAAGTCCACACCCAGGGTCCCATCTTCGGAATTATCATGA ATTATGCTTCACTGGCCATGGAGTTCATAGTTTCCTACGCACAACTGTGGCAACAATCAAAAGCTTGGATTGGGCTTAACTGGTTGATGGGGTTCATGGTTTTCTATTCACGGCTCTGGGCTAATCAGAAGCTTCTACCACTGCTTTTTTAA
- the LOC117933603 gene encoding cytochrome P450 89A2-like, protein MEIWLFIIISLCVASLLKSLYDILFPKLKLPPGPTTVPIIGNLQWLLKSSLEIEPILRKLHTKYGPIITLQMGSYPAIFISTNSLAHKILVQNGVVFANRPEGPANRILNSNQRNIASAIYGPTWRLLRRNLTAEILHPSRVRNYSHARKWVLEVLISRLQGNSESGESVQVVEHFRYAIFCLLVLMCFGDKLEEKQIQEIETIQRRLLLGFPRFNILNFWPRVGKVLFRSRWEELFQLRKNQEDTLLPYIRARQRLKQEIQSKQNQDSQESGSSSSKNYVLSYVDTLLDLQLPEEKRKLNEGEMISLCSEFLDGGTDTTSTALQWIMANIVKYPHIQRKLFEEINGVVGEGKEEVEQEDLKKMPYLKAVILEGLRRHPPGHFVSPHSVTQVITFEGYVIPKNASLNFTVSEMNWNPKIWEDPMKFKPERFLNSKGNGDEVFDITGSREIKMMPFGAGRRICPGYGLAMLHLEYFVANLVWSFEWKAMDGDEVDLSEKEEFTVVMKNPLQIHLCPRWK, encoded by the coding sequence ATGGAGATATGGCTGTTCATCATCATCTCCCTCTGTGTTGCTAGTCTCCTCAAATCTCTCTATGATATCCTCTTTCCAAAACTAAAGCTCCCACCAGGACCCACCACGGTTCCTATCATCGGGAACTTGCAATGGCTCCTTAAATCGTCCTTGGAGATTGAACCAATCCTCCGAAAGCTACACACCAAGTATGGCCCAATCATCACTCTCCAAATGGGCTCTTACCCGGCCATCTTCATCTCCACCAACTCCCTTGCCCACAAGATCTTGGTCCAAAATGGTGTCGTTTTTGCTAATCGTCCTGAGGGACCAGCCAACAGAATTCTAAACAGTAATCAGCGTAACATCGCCTCAGCCATATATGGCCCAACCTGGCGTCTCCTCCGCCGCAACCTCACTGCTGAGATCCTGCACCCTTCACGTGTGAGAAACTACTCTCACGCACGAAAGTGGGTCCTGGAGGTTCTAATCTCTCGGCTTCAAGGCAACTCAGAATCAGGTGAGTCAGTCCAGGTGGTGGAGCACTTCCGGTATGCTATCTTTTGCTTACTGGTTCTCATGTGTTTTGGGGACAAGCTTGAGGAAAAACAAATCCAAGAGATTGAGACGATTCAACGACGATTGTTGTTGGGCTTTCCTCGCTTCAACATATTAAATTTCTGGCCTAGGGTGGGAAAGGTATTGTTCCGGAGTCGTTGGGAGGAGTTGTTTCAGCTTCGCAAAAATCAGGAAGACACTCTGCTCCCATACATAAGAGCCAGGCAGCGACTAAAGCAAGAAATTCAAAGCAAACAGAACCAAGACAGCCAGGAGTCAGGTTCATCTTCCTCAAAGAACTATGTCTTGTCATACGTCGATACTTTGCTGGACCTGCAACTGCCAGAAGAGAAGAGGAAGCTAAACGAAGGAGAGATGATTAGTTTGTGCTCAGAGTTTCTTGATGGTGGGACTGACACTACATCCACTGCACTGCAGTGGATCATGGCCAACATAGTGAAGTACCCACATATTCAGAGGAAGCTCTTTGAGGAGATTAATGGGGTTGTGGGGGAAGGGAAGGAAGAGGTGGAGCAGGAAGATTTGAAGAAGATGCCATACTTGAAGGCAGTCATCTTGGAAGGTCTGAGGCGGCATCCTCCGGGACACTTTGTGTCGCCTCATTCAGTGACCCAAGTTATAACCTTTGAAGGGTATGTTATACCCAAGAACGCCTCTCTCAATTTCACGGTATCAGAGATGAATTGGAACCCCAAGATATGGGAAGATCCAATGAAGTTCAAGCCAGAGAGGTTCTTAAACAGCAAAGGCAATGGAGATGAAGTGTTTGATATAACTGGGAGCAGGGAGATTAAGATGATGCCGTTTGGTGCAGGAAGAAGGATATGTCCTGGGTATGGCTTAGCGATGCTGCATCTGGAGTATTTCGTGGCCAATTTGGTTTGGAGTTTTGAATGGAAGGCTATGGATGGAGATGAGGTTGATCTGTCAGAGAAGGAGGAATTCACAGTGGTGATGAAGAATCCATTGCAGATTCACTTATGTCCACGATGGAAATAA